Proteins encoded in a region of the Nitrospira sp. genome:
- a CDS encoding tyrosine-type recombinase/integrase has translation MGLTKRRDSYYVEFPVIESADGKSLVLASGVPGARWKRWKVGCLNKTVAKEMEATIRTRLLLGHEKTEQAKPILFREWAKAYLELETVRGLRSFVGRSHSINTHLIPFFGHRILSEIRPEDIEAFRSQRKKPNGKRASTQTINHDHIALKHCLNVAIKRGLLQANPASRVTIPNPQNERDRVLTEDEWSRLHHSAKPHLRPVLLTAYQLGQRFGEIVSLTWDRVDLRRGFITLRSQDTKTKTGRRIPMTADVRSTLQRLAKIRRLTNNHVFTYKGRPLQRISRSFRTALRDAGITDFRFHDLRHCASTNLRRAGVDTATAMKIVGHKSEKMWKRYNSIEEKDLTDAAVKVQKYLDVNTLITPSDMAVEGHSSK, from the coding sequence ATGGGACTCACTAAGCGGCGCGATAGTTACTATGTGGAATTTCCAGTGATCGAAAGTGCGGACGGAAAATCGTTGGTCCTCGCGAGTGGTGTGCCTGGTGCCCGTTGGAAACGCTGGAAGGTGGGGTGTCTCAATAAGACTGTTGCCAAGGAGATGGAAGCCACCATCAGGACACGACTCCTCCTCGGCCACGAGAAGACCGAACAAGCCAAACCGATCCTCTTCAGAGAATGGGCGAAGGCTTACCTGGAGCTGGAAACCGTTCGAGGACTTCGTTCCTTCGTGGGCCGATCCCATAGCATCAACACCCATCTCATACCCTTCTTCGGTCATCGGATCCTCTCTGAGATCAGACCGGAAGACATAGAAGCCTTCCGCAGCCAAAGAAAAAAGCCAAACGGCAAAAGGGCCAGCACTCAGACCATCAACCATGATCACATCGCCCTGAAGCATTGCTTGAATGTGGCCATCAAGCGAGGACTACTCCAGGCTAACCCTGCTTCACGGGTAACCATACCCAACCCACAGAACGAGCGGGACCGAGTTTTGACCGAGGACGAATGGAGCCGGTTACATCACTCTGCAAAGCCACACCTCCGCCCGGTGCTGTTGACCGCCTATCAACTCGGCCAACGGTTCGGGGAGATTGTGTCTCTGACGTGGGACCGTGTTGATCTCCGTCGGGGATTCATCACCCTTCGAAGTCAAGACACGAAGACCAAAACCGGGAGGCGTATTCCCATGACCGCAGACGTTCGATCAACTCTCCAACGCTTGGCCAAAATTCGCCGTCTGACCAACAACCACGTGTTCACCTACAAGGGCCGACCGCTTCAACGTATCAGCCGATCCTTCAGGACCGCGTTGAGAGATGCCGGAATAACTGACTTTAGATTCCATGATCTCCGTCATTGTGCATCGACAAACCTACGACGCGCCGGTGTTGATACAGCAACCGCGATGAAGATCGTGGGGCACAAGTCTGAGAAGATGTGGAAGCGATACAACTCAATCGAAGAGAAAGACTTGACGGATGCTGCTGTGAAGGTGCAAAAGTACCTTGACGTTAACACCCTAATAACACCAAGCGACATGGCCGTTGAGGGTCATTCCTCCAAGTAG
- a CDS encoding helix-turn-helix domain-containing protein — protein sequence MNNLLTMDEAAKYLGISKLTLYGWVSARKLGYVKIGRLVKFKQAQLDAWIDQHTITPRRDSHGTH from the coding sequence ATGAATAACCTTTTGACAATGGATGAGGCCGCGAAGTATTTAGGCATATCCAAATTGACCCTGTACGGATGGGTCTCTGCGAGGAAACTGGGGTACGTCAAAATCGGACGGCTGGTGAAGTTCAAGCAAGCTCAGCTGGACGCCTGGATCGATCAGCACACGATCACACCACGGAGAGACAGCCATGGGACTCACTAA
- the lexA gene encoding transcriptional repressor LexA gives MQPHELKQVRTVLGLTQDTLAQTLNVTRQTINRYEQKIVPIPTTVELALMQLSSSQIQLAGVVAAGAPIEPIPQMERVEVPKSMVGRGETFALRVKGTSMQNEGIFSGDIVVVQKQATARNGQTVIALVNGEATIKTYYRKAGTVELHPANDAMQPIIIKPSDSFQIEGIVVGVIRHLRK, from the coding sequence ATGCAGCCTCATGAACTCAAACAGGTGCGGACCGTTCTCGGGTTGACTCAAGACACCCTTGCGCAGACCCTCAATGTGACGCGGCAGACTATCAATCGGTACGAGCAGAAGATCGTGCCGATCCCCACCACCGTCGAACTGGCCCTGATGCAACTCAGCTCCTCCCAGATTCAGCTGGCCGGTGTTGTCGCGGCAGGGGCGCCTATCGAACCGATTCCTCAGATGGAACGAGTCGAGGTACCGAAAAGCATGGTCGGGCGTGGCGAGACCTTCGCCCTTCGGGTCAAAGGCACATCCATGCAGAATGAAGGCATCTTCTCGGGTGACATTGTCGTGGTCCAGAAGCAAGCCACGGCCCGCAATGGGCAGACCGTCATTGCCCTGGTGAATGGCGAGGCGACAATCAAGACGTATTACCGTAAGGCGGGCACGGTGGAACTCCATCCGGCCAATGACGCCATGCAGCCCATCATCATTAAGCCGTCGGACAGCTTCCAAATCGAAGGCATCGTCGTCGGCGTCATCCGCCATCTCCGAAAGTGA
- a CDS encoding DNA polymerase III subunit alpha codes for MAFVQLHTHSSYSLMWGVPTVEALCQTVKQQGQDFLALTDTNGLYGAIRFLDVAREHGLKPILGAELVSGQHRAVLLAKTVTGYGNLCRILSARHCDASFDVIKTVAQHRSGLVMLSDDPIALAAWQAESADDLYVELTPGPALQDAVALSRRLRLPPVATTRAAFIQPADYQAHRLLRAIAENTTLSRLKADHCALPSQWLMPESVLARHLPHVPEAITNTRQIAQQCHTDWDFKQTIFPSFRQLSSDTAFETLHRKTYEGAIWRYGTLSPTIRQRVEKELTVIRDKGYADYFLVVDEIVRQAPRTCGRGSAAASIVSYCLGITHVDPIRHNLLFERFLNPGRHDPPDIDVDFPWDERPAILEWVFKQYGHQHAAMVANQNTLATRAALREIAKVYGLPAAEIGKALNFLQRRADFVEVQPGKTVQDWARDVCRALNLRNPWPEILYWSTQLDGHFRNLGLHPGGVVLVPDEIRRYVPVEISASNLPVIQWEKDQAEEAGLVKIDLLGNRSLAVIRDAIAAVARNTGHVIDYATWDPITDPASNDLIRRGETMGCFYVESPATRLLLKKLWGGMPPERRAVADVFEYLVVVSSLIRPAANTFTEDFIRRAHGEHYTSPHPILDEILSETHGIMVYQEDVMKVAVALGGFSVEDGDQLRKVLSKKHKERQLRDYQCQFYQGAMARGVERRVIDAIWTMIMSFAGYSFCKPHSASYAQVSFKSAYLRAHYPAEFVAAVVSNQGGYYSAFAYLSEGRRMGLTILPPDINASTWAYTGSGKAVRVGFMQIKGLQEDLAKRIIAERDQHGSYCSLSDFLCRIKPDYSQAKLLIKAGCFDSIAGELTRPALLWRVFAAQATKPPSFIPIPSEYSAPKKLHHELTLFGFPLHCHPLDLFHEVNTSIPHILAKDLAFHVGEVVTLIGWLITEKIVSTKKGDPMEFMTLEDQTGMYDATVFPTTYRQYCHLLATNQAYVVMGLVEEHFSTFTVSVKTLQLLTTGGIPTPSEPLEELSV; via the coding sequence GTGGCCTTCGTCCAGCTTCACACACATTCATCTTATTCTCTGATGTGGGGCGTCCCGACAGTGGAGGCCCTCTGTCAGACAGTCAAACAGCAAGGACAGGACTTTCTCGCCCTTACGGATACAAACGGGCTCTACGGCGCGATCCGCTTTCTCGATGTCGCGCGCGAGCATGGACTCAAGCCGATCTTGGGCGCGGAGCTCGTCTCCGGTCAGCACCGGGCCGTGCTCCTCGCAAAGACCGTTACAGGGTACGGCAATCTTTGTCGGATTCTGTCGGCTCGTCACTGTGATGCGTCCTTTGATGTCATCAAGACCGTTGCGCAACATCGAAGCGGACTGGTGATGTTGTCCGATGATCCTATTGCGTTGGCCGCTTGGCAGGCGGAGTCAGCAGACGATCTCTACGTCGAGCTCACGCCAGGGCCAGCTCTCCAAGATGCGGTCGCGTTGAGCCGCCGACTCAGACTGCCGCCAGTGGCCACCACTCGCGCGGCGTTCATCCAGCCGGCAGACTATCAGGCCCATCGGCTGCTACGCGCTATTGCGGAGAACACGACGCTCTCACGTCTCAAGGCCGATCATTGTGCCCTCCCCTCTCAGTGGCTCATGCCTGAATCGGTGCTTGCGCGACATCTACCACATGTTCCGGAAGCTATCACCAACACGCGACAGATTGCCCAACAGTGCCACACCGACTGGGACTTCAAACAGACCATCTTTCCCTCCTTCCGTCAGCTGTCCTCGGATACCGCCTTTGAGACGCTGCACCGCAAGACCTACGAAGGCGCCATCTGGCGCTATGGGACTTTGTCTCCGACAATCCGACAGCGGGTCGAAAAGGAACTCACGGTGATCCGTGACAAGGGCTACGCCGACTACTTTCTCGTGGTGGATGAAATTGTCCGCCAAGCGCCGAGAACGTGTGGCCGTGGCTCGGCTGCGGCCTCGATCGTGTCCTATTGTCTGGGCATCACGCATGTGGATCCCATTCGACATAACCTCTTGTTCGAACGGTTTCTCAATCCTGGCCGTCACGATCCACCTGACATCGACGTGGACTTCCCTTGGGACGAACGGCCGGCCATTCTGGAATGGGTATTCAAGCAGTATGGACATCAGCATGCCGCGATGGTGGCGAATCAGAACACGCTAGCTACCCGTGCCGCCTTACGCGAGATTGCAAAGGTCTATGGCCTGCCAGCCGCTGAGATCGGCAAGGCGTTGAACTTTCTCCAGCGTCGAGCCGACTTCGTCGAGGTGCAACCAGGCAAGACCGTGCAAGACTGGGCGCGGGATGTCTGCAGGGCGTTGAACTTGAGAAATCCCTGGCCGGAGATCCTCTACTGGTCGACACAGTTGGACGGGCACTTCCGAAATCTGGGACTCCACCCCGGTGGCGTCGTGTTGGTTCCGGATGAAATCCGGCGCTATGTCCCGGTGGAGATCTCCGCCTCCAACTTGCCGGTGATTCAATGGGAGAAGGACCAGGCAGAAGAGGCTGGATTGGTCAAGATCGACCTCCTCGGCAATCGCTCGCTCGCCGTCATCCGTGACGCCATCGCAGCCGTCGCCCGGAATACGGGACATGTGATCGACTATGCGACCTGGGATCCGATCACTGATCCGGCCAGCAATGATCTAATTCGGCGCGGTGAGACGATGGGCTGCTTTTATGTGGAGTCTCCCGCGACCAGGCTGTTACTCAAGAAGCTCTGGGGAGGGATGCCTCCAGAGCGACGAGCCGTTGCGGATGTCTTTGAATATCTTGTTGTCGTGTCCTCCCTGATTCGTCCGGCGGCGAATACGTTCACCGAAGACTTCATTCGACGCGCTCACGGCGAGCACTACACCTCTCCACATCCCATCCTTGATGAGATTCTCTCTGAAACACACGGCATCATGGTCTACCAAGAAGATGTCATGAAGGTCGCGGTGGCTCTGGGTGGATTCTCGGTGGAAGACGGCGATCAGCTTCGGAAGGTGTTGAGCAAGAAGCACAAGGAACGGCAACTGCGAGACTATCAATGCCAGTTCTATCAGGGAGCCATGGCACGTGGTGTGGAACGTCGCGTGATCGATGCCATCTGGACCATGATCATGAGCTTTGCCGGCTATAGCTTCTGTAAGCCGCACAGTGCGAGCTATGCGCAAGTGAGTTTCAAATCGGCCTACCTGCGAGCCCACTACCCTGCCGAATTCGTTGCCGCCGTCGTGAGCAATCAAGGCGGGTACTATTCGGCCTTCGCCTATCTGTCTGAAGGGAGACGCATGGGACTGACCATCCTTCCGCCTGACATCAATGCCAGTACCTGGGCCTACACTGGATCAGGCAAGGCGGTTCGGGTCGGGTTCATGCAGATCAAAGGCCTGCAAGAAGACCTCGCCAAGCGGATCATTGCGGAGCGAGATCAGCATGGTTCATATTGCTCGTTATCAGATTTCCTCTGTCGGATAAAGCCTGATTACAGCCAAGCAAAGTTGCTCATCAAGGCTGGGTGTTTCGATTCGATCGCCGGTGAGCTCACGAGACCGGCTCTTCTTTGGCGTGTCTTTGCCGCACAGGCGACCAAGCCACCGAGCTTCATTCCGATCCCTAGCGAGTATTCGGCCCCGAAAAAGCTGCATCATGAACTTACCCTCTTCGGCTTTCCACTCCACTGTCATCCGCTGGACCTTTTCCATGAAGTCAACACCTCCATCCCGCACATTCTCGCCAAAGACCTTGCGTTCCATGTCGGCGAGGTGGTAACCCTCATCGGTTGGCTCATCACGGAAAAGATTGTGTCGACGAAGAAGGGTGACCCGATGGAGTTCATGACTCTGGAGGATCAGACCGGGATGTATGACGCCACTGTGTTTCCCACCACTTACCGGCAATACTGTCATTTGCTCGCAACAAACCAAGCCTATGTGGTAATGGGCTTGGTCGAAGAGCATTTTTCGACCTTCACGGTTAGCGTGAAAACACTACAACTCCTGACCACCGGTGGAATCCCTACACCGAGTGAGCCTCTTGAGGAGCTAAGCGTGTAG
- a CDS encoding DUF72 domain-containing protein — protein sequence MPLSPLIRFGTSTWAYEGWQSQVYLKKYAKTTFARECLGEYCQYLYNGEPCFRTVGNDSTFYRPPTANQLRHYLNQIPEDFEMCFKVWEEITVPMWAKQPRYGVKAGQPNPRFLDAKLFNDLVLTPYREARFEPHTGPFVFEFQRHGMSTDEFCTRLDHFFAQLPKEFKYAVEIRNAGLLGPEYRDTLARHGVAHVYNHWSYMPSLAEQHKRMERYTAPFSMLRLLTPLKMTYEAAKKRAEPYTRIVEELPEMRRDTVELLKNAVGDKRQAYVLVNNRSEGNAPLTIQALWSALQDAPL from the coding sequence ATGCCCCTCTCACCCCTGATTCGGTTCGGAACCTCCACCTGGGCATACGAAGGTTGGCAGAGTCAGGTCTACCTCAAGAAGTACGCCAAGACGACGTTCGCACGGGAATGCCTCGGTGAGTATTGCCAGTATCTCTATAATGGTGAACCTTGCTTTCGCACGGTTGGCAATGATTCCACGTTCTACCGTCCACCGACAGCCAACCAACTGCGACACTATCTCAATCAGATACCCGAAGACTTTGAGATGTGTTTCAAAGTCTGGGAAGAGATCACGGTTCCCATGTGGGCCAAGCAACCACGCTATGGCGTGAAGGCCGGACAACCGAATCCACGGTTTCTCGATGCGAAGCTGTTTAATGATTTGGTATTGACACCGTATCGCGAAGCGAGGTTTGAGCCGCATACCGGCCCCTTTGTGTTTGAATTCCAGCGGCATGGCATGTCTACCGATGAGTTCTGTACCCGACTAGACCACTTTTTTGCTCAACTCCCGAAAGAGTTCAAGTACGCCGTCGAGATCCGTAACGCAGGATTACTCGGTCCTGAGTATCGAGACACCTTAGCCCGTCATGGCGTGGCCCATGTCTACAATCATTGGTCCTATATGCCCTCGTTGGCAGAGCAACACAAACGGATGGAACGCTATACTGCACCATTTTCCATGCTGCGCTTATTGACTCCCTTGAAGATGACGTATGAGGCGGCGAAGAAACGAGCCGAGCCGTACACGAGGATAGTGGAAGAGCTTCCAGAGATGCGGCGAGACACCGTGGAGCTGCTGAAGAATGCAGTGGGAGATAAGCGACAGGCGTATGTCTTGGTCAACAACCGCAGCGAGGGGAATGCGCCGCTAACGATTCAAGCCCTATGGAGTGCGCTGCAGGACGCGCCGCTGTGA
- a CDS encoding DUF3179 domain-containing protein produces the protein MRETSSLTNTWWLRLTSPQWRWVLLLTGGAVLILAAWLGFRKIPTTSFDLTRHSVPLDQLVDGGPGKDGIPAILRPHFVSAQEATFLRDENRVLGLQAGTEAKAYPIKILNWHEIVNDTIDGKAVVVTYCPLCGTGMAFEAEAQGRQHTFGVSGLLYQSDLLMYDHQTESLWSQVGMHAVAGPLTGKKLSPIVLEHTTWGEWRTTHPSTVVLSTRTGSVRDYDRDPYAGYGENSELFFDTTHVDSRYHPKEWVLGIEIDGAAKAYPFVELRKMPSPVADQVNGRRITVRFNAQSRSASVIDEQGKPIPTVMAFWFAWYAFHPDTQVFTPP, from the coding sequence ATGAGAGAAACTTCGTCCCTAACGAATACTTGGTGGCTGCGCCTCACCTCTCCACAGTGGCGCTGGGTCTTGCTTCTCACCGGGGGCGCCGTACTGATTCTCGCCGCCTGGCTTGGATTCAGAAAGATCCCGACCACCTCCTTCGATCTGACACGCCACAGCGTTCCACTGGATCAGCTCGTTGACGGAGGACCAGGGAAGGACGGGATACCGGCCATCCTAAGGCCACACTTCGTCTCGGCTCAAGAGGCAACGTTTCTCCGCGATGAGAATCGAGTTCTGGGACTCCAAGCCGGCACAGAAGCCAAGGCCTACCCGATCAAGATTCTCAATTGGCATGAAATCGTCAACGACACGATCGACGGGAAGGCCGTCGTCGTCACGTATTGCCCACTCTGCGGTACCGGCATGGCCTTCGAGGCTGAGGCACAGGGGCGGCAACATACCTTCGGTGTCTCCGGCCTGCTCTACCAGAGCGATCTGCTCATGTACGACCATCAGACGGAGAGCCTCTGGTCACAAGTCGGCATGCACGCGGTTGCAGGCCCGCTGACTGGAAAGAAGCTCTCGCCGATTGTCCTGGAACATACGACGTGGGGGGAATGGCGCACCACCCATCCTTCGACAGTCGTCCTCTCGACCCGAACCGGCTCGGTCCGAGACTACGATCGCGATCCGTACGCAGGATATGGCGAAAACTCCGAGCTATTTTTCGACACCACCCATGTCGATTCACGCTACCACCCCAAGGAATGGGTGTTGGGAATCGAGATCGACGGTGCGGCCAAAGCGTATCCGTTTGTTGAGCTAAGGAAAATGCCGTCACCCGTGGCCGACCAGGTGAACGGGCGGCGGATAACCGTGCGCTTCAACGCACAGTCCCGCAGTGCTTCGGTGATTGACGAACAGGGGAAGCCGATCCCCACCGTGATGGCCTTCTGGTTCGCATGGTACGCGTTTCACCCGGACACACAGGTGTTTACTCCTCCTTGA
- a CDS encoding tetratricopeptide repeat protein — MLNLHVVASALAGLSLIRVGCATSSDVSSTDQLVIQRGETNITYGIYEVANLHNKLGALLFLMGDLTRAAEELRTAIRLDPEIPAPHNNLGMVLQAQGNSVGAIGEFSNAIRLNPNNVVAKSNLGFALFERGELESAIEQWQTAVSQDASIASAWAGLGLGCFSSGSVDKGLQKYRQAIRLDSSYGDVNYLRLVRRWNAASLRGAAAILHLLETRQTISAETAVYE, encoded by the coding sequence ATGCTGAACCTTCACGTTGTCGCGTCAGCGCTCGCGGGGCTGTCTCTCATCAGAGTCGGATGCGCGACCAGTTCGGACGTATCAAGCACCGACCAACTCGTGATTCAGCGTGGAGAGACAAACATCACCTACGGCATATACGAAGTAGCCAACTTGCATAACAAACTGGGGGCGCTGCTGTTCTTGATGGGAGATCTCACGCGAGCCGCCGAGGAGCTTCGCACGGCGATTCGACTCGATCCAGAAATCCCCGCCCCACATAATAATTTGGGGATGGTCCTGCAGGCCCAAGGGAATTCCGTTGGTGCCATCGGAGAGTTCTCCAACGCCATCCGGTTGAATCCCAATAATGTCGTAGCCAAGAGCAATCTCGGCTTTGCCTTGTTCGAGCGCGGGGAATTGGAGTCTGCCATCGAGCAATGGCAGACCGCCGTGAGCCAGGATGCTTCCATCGCCAGTGCCTGGGCCGGCCTGGGGCTTGGATGCTTCTCCTCTGGCTCCGTCGACAAGGGGCTCCAAAAATACCGCCAGGCGATTCGCTTGGATTCCAGCTATGGGGACGTGAATTATCTTCGGCTCGTTCGCCGTTGGAACGCAGCGTCATTGAGGGGTGCTGCTGCAATTTTGCATCTCCTGGAGACGCGACAGACGATCTCTGCCGAAACGGCGGTATATGAATGA
- a CDS encoding NAD(P)H-hydrate epimerase: protein MAKKSIQRSLSAEPVDLILNGLIGYGFRSATKSPVAELIQWANGTEAPILALDVPSGLDSTTGHRPGDSTQPRWTMTLAPSKTGLLPEHTGQLFLADIGIPLQTYRRLSLSYVNPFAKGFWVSLICRS from the coding sequence ATGGCAAAGAAGTCGATACAGCGCTCCTTGAGCGCGGAACCGGTCGATCTGATCCTCAACGGCCTGATCGGGTACGGATTCCGTTCCGCCACCAAGAGTCCGGTCGCTGAATTGATTCAGTGGGCGAATGGCACAGAAGCGCCGATTCTGGCACTCGATGTTCCGTCGGGATTGGACTCCACAACCGGTCACAGGCCCGGAGACTCCACCCAGCCTCGTTGGACCATGACGCTGGCGCCCTCCAAGACCGGACTGCTGCCCGAACACACCGGACAGCTTTTCCTGGCTGACATCGGCATTCCCCTGCAGACCTATCGCCGTCTGAGCTTGTCCTATGTCAATCCGTTCGCAAAGGGTTTCTGGGTTTCGTTGATCTGCCGGTCGTAA
- a CDS encoding acyloxyacyl hydrolase, whose product MLKNERPQIGIFLSLSTLAIVVLWIESSGAVAQSSFEARNVMTKGTVELSGALGYAQGTTVVGNGPSANRSAVFVIPRLGMVLTDPLGTGWWQGNVEFLVQPVFARFTQPFAAEAAGGSFLLKYNFLSFGRWVPFWDVGAGMIWTNLAPRIPEQSTQFEFVLETGPGVHYFVTDRITWTMGVRLHHISNSNLGDRNTGINGVLPYIGLSFFTPGFF is encoded by the coding sequence ATGCTGAAAAATGAGCGGCCACAAATCGGCATCTTTTTATCACTATCGACACTCGCGATCGTAGTACTCTGGATCGAAAGCAGTGGGGCCGTAGCTCAATCCTCCTTCGAAGCGCGCAATGTGATGACCAAAGGCACGGTCGAACTCAGTGGGGCGCTGGGCTACGCACAGGGCACGACGGTGGTTGGGAACGGCCCTTCCGCGAACCGGAGCGCTGTCTTTGTGATACCGCGTCTCGGGATGGTCCTGACTGATCCCCTGGGAACCGGCTGGTGGCAGGGCAATGTCGAATTCTTGGTTCAACCGGTGTTCGCCAGATTTACCCAACCGTTTGCGGCGGAAGCGGCAGGAGGGTCGTTCCTCCTGAAATACAATTTTCTCTCGTTCGGGCGATGGGTGCCGTTTTGGGATGTCGGCGCAGGCATGATCTGGACCAATCTGGCGCCGCGGATTCCGGAACAGAGCACGCAGTTTGAATTTGTCTTAGAGACCGGCCCGGGGGTGCATTATTTTGTGACGGACCGGATCACCTGGACCATGGGCGTGCGATTGCATCATATCTCCAATTCGAATCTCGGCGACCGAAATACCGGGATCAATGGGGTACTGCCCTATATTGGGCTTTCCTTCTTCACACCTGGATTCTTTTGA
- a CDS encoding TVP38/TMEM64 family protein: MAATRTGWLKLGALLVVLGGAYTMASWLDLGELLKPEGITDQLRAAGPFGPFVFMLLMATAVVISPIPSLPLDLAAGATYGVTLGTMYAVIGAEIGAILSFLIGRFLGREALTRLLRIDIMFCERCSDRHLALVVFLSRLLPIFSFDLVSYGAGLTNMSLRAFAVATLLGMTGPTFLLTYAGEQVVSGEWVLIVFGLAMVALLLFIPKLMVRYRTTRWVEFIRGGTPVAAPESAVETTLAGPCSSCGGPLS, from the coding sequence ATGGCAGCTACACGGACCGGTTGGCTGAAATTGGGAGCACTTCTCGTCGTCCTTGGCGGCGCCTACACGATGGCATCCTGGCTTGACCTCGGAGAACTGCTGAAGCCTGAAGGAATAACCGATCAACTCCGCGCAGCCGGTCCTTTCGGGCCGTTCGTGTTCATGCTGTTAATGGCCACGGCGGTGGTAATCAGTCCGATTCCCAGTTTACCTCTGGACCTCGCCGCAGGAGCAACCTACGGGGTAACCCTGGGAACGATGTATGCGGTCATTGGAGCGGAGATTGGGGCCATTCTTAGTTTTCTCATCGGTCGGTTTCTGGGACGAGAGGCATTGACCAGACTCCTTCGAATCGACATCATGTTTTGCGAACGTTGCTCGGACCGCCACCTGGCCCTGGTTGTTTTTCTATCCCGATTACTTCCGATATTTTCGTTCGACCTTGTCAGTTATGGCGCAGGACTGACGAACATGTCCCTGCGAGCGTTCGCGGTGGCGACGTTGTTGGGAATGACTGGTCCAACGTTTCTGCTGACCTATGCGGGTGAGCAAGTGGTCTCGGGAGAATGGGTGCTGATCGTCTTCGGCCTCGCCATGGTCGCCCTGTTGCTGTTCATCCCGAAATTAATGGTCCGATATCGGACCACGCGCTGGGTAGAATTCATACGAGGCGGAACTCCGGTCGCCGCCCCGGAGAGCGCTGTCGAGACGACTCTAGCTGGCCCCTGCTCCTCGTGCGGGGGACCATTGAGCTGA
- a CDS encoding DUF2934 domain-containing protein: protein MTKEKNNTKRGNSSTTDRENAQEDIRALAYQLFCEHGCEHGHDVEHWLEAERRVLSGHQDN from the coding sequence ATGACCAAAGAGAAAAACAACACCAAGAGAGGAAACTCATCCACGACAGACCGTGAGAATGCGCAAGAAGACATCCGCGCTCTCGCCTACCAGCTCTTTTGTGAGCACGGGTGTGAACATGGGCATGATGTGGAGCATTGGCTGGAAGCAGAACGGCGGGTTCTATCAGGGCATCAGGACAATTGA
- a CDS encoding transporter, with product MRFARQVSFLFVLALTPLFLPSEAHASCGAVSCFVVIGAQQQIPQQGLLTVSGIYNYTPMRLLSGATGIIPAADQARQRLILDHHQEVRTITQSYTLDFNYGVTDRFALQLTVPYLKRKHLHIDGLGESATEAGEPVNFSDNGFGDVRLTAKYNVLPTLRHNIVLGFGLELPTGDTQARDSSGQILESPGQLGRGQVGLIGSIYQTYELIPHRLSQFAFASYRHTFRNRDGYQFGDEYQFNAGVNLVTTPWLVLINQFNFRYLTQDNVTANLEQSAAPFAGEEPTVIDPRILDRRVPNTGSTYFAYTPGFQLDVGRLFTSQYTEGTSMYVMAQIPVARDANNNLAQGTSFIFGITRSLQLLKPRS from the coding sequence ATGCGATTTGCCCGTCAGGTGTCATTTCTCTTCGTTCTGGCCCTCACTCCCCTGTTTTTGCCATCGGAGGCGCACGCGTCCTGTGGCGCCGTCAGCTGCTTCGTGGTCATCGGAGCCCAGCAGCAGATCCCGCAACAAGGCCTGCTGACGGTGAGTGGGATCTACAACTATACTCCGATGCGGCTGCTGAGCGGCGCCACGGGGATTATTCCGGCGGCGGATCAGGCTCGGCAACGGTTGATTCTAGATCATCACCAGGAAGTTCGAACCATCACACAGAGCTATACGCTCGACTTCAACTATGGCGTCACGGATCGGTTTGCCCTTCAATTGACCGTGCCCTATCTCAAACGTAAGCATCTGCACATCGATGGGCTCGGTGAGTCTGCGACCGAGGCCGGCGAGCCGGTCAACTTTTCGGATAATGGCTTCGGCGACGTACGCCTGACCGCCAAGTACAACGTGTTGCCGACTCTTCGCCACAATATCGTCCTGGGGTTCGGCCTTGAATTACCGACCGGGGATACCCAGGCACGGGATAGTTCCGGGCAGATCTTGGAATCCCCTGGGCAATTGGGGCGTGGCCAGGTTGGTCTCATCGGCTCAATTTACCAAACCTATGAGCTGATTCCCCATCGATTGAGCCAGTTTGCCTTCGCCAGCTATCGCCATACTTTCCGCAATCGGGACGGGTATCAATTTGGAGACGAATACCAATTCAACGCGGGAGTGAATCTGGTCACGACTCCCTGGCTTGTGCTGATCAATCAATTCAACTTTCGCTATCTCACGCAGGACAACGTCACGGCCAATCTAGAGCAATCGGCCGCGCCGTTTGCGGGAGAAGAACCGACGGTGATCGATCCTCGTATCCTCGATCGCCGAGTGCCGAATACCGGATCCACCTACTTTGCCTATACGCCAGGATTTCAACTCGACGTCGGGCGACTCTTCACGTCTCAATATACAGAAGGGACGTCGATGTATGTTATGGCCCAAATCCCCGTGGCGCGGGATGCCAACAACAACCTTGCGCAGGGAACCAGTTTTATCTTTGGTATCACCCGTTCGCTTCAACTTCTGAAACCTCGATCCTAA